In Methanofollis fontis, the following proteins share a genomic window:
- a CDS encoding winged helix-turn-helix domain-containing protein, whose product MHHTTLPPSSRKVLLILGDGGAMTHKDLVRTSNLAPRTVRYALKKLKENDLIIEKFNFRDARQIIYQCKPQEALEAA is encoded by the coding sequence ATGCACCATACCACCCTCCCACCTTCCTCCAGGAAGGTCCTGCTGATCCTGGGGGACGGCGGTGCGATGACGCACAAGGACCTGGTTCGGACCTCCAACCTTGCGCCCAGAACGGTCAGGTATGCGCTGAAAAAACTGAAGGAGAACGACCTCATCATCGAGAAGTTCAACTTCAGGGATGCCCGTCAGATCATCTATCAGTGCAAGCCGCAGGAAGCCCTTGAGGCTGCCTGA
- a CDS encoding single stranded DNA-binding domain-containing protein — protein sequence MLDHREQSALGVLIGISALILAAHALLGMIGSAAFAQPWSPEAGEGTLVVIEGTLSSYHTLSGGHAAGRVDDAPIFLPADLADQVSLAEGDRIRIVGVAATYNGEKEIVVRSTADITIISAAPSPSRAVPG from the coding sequence ATGCTTGATCATAGAGAACAAAGCGCCCTGGGAGTTCTGATCGGCATATCCGCACTTATTCTTGCCGCACACGCCCTCCTCGGCATGATCGGGAGCGCGGCATTCGCACAGCCCTGGAGCCCTGAGGCCGGTGAGGGGACCCTGGTGGTGATCGAGGGGACACTCTCCTCGTATCACACCCTCTCCGGCGGGCACGCCGCCGGACGGGTGGACGACGCACCCATCTTCCTGCCCGCCGATCTCGCCGATCAGGTTTCGCTTGCAGAGGGGGACCGGATCAGGATAGTCGGCGTCGCCGCCACCTATAATGGGGAAAAAGAGATTGTCGTCCGCTCAACAGCGGACATCACGATCATTTCAGCGGCACCGTCGCCCAGTCGGGCAGTGCCGGGGTGA
- a CDS encoding SLC13 family permease, giving the protein MKKDIGKVLGALVFLVLVFAPISEDIIPVPARYVAAVTLLMIIWWITEAIPLEATALLPVVLFPLLGVLSPTEATAPYADKIIFLFMGGFIIAMSMQRWGLHRRIALNIINVVGTSPRRLILGFMIATAFLSMWLSNTATAMMMIPIAIAIIATVIPNATTHLKDMTEEQRHFSEALVISIAYAANIGGIATLIGTPPNGIFVAQMKTLFPAAPAIDFFSWMKFGVPLVAIFIPVTWLWLTYGSYRHLPAKISHARDIIDHHIENIGPMTRGERWTLMVFVLTALAWIFRSTKAIGDITIPGLDLFFPGINDSTIAIAGALLLFLLPVDRKKGIFTMDWEWAVKIPWGILVLFGGGLCLSVAFIESGLAKIIVDQIAIFGALPIVLLVLVVAIGISLLTEVTSNTAVASLMMPIMAVTAVSMNMHPYMLMLTAAVCTSMAFMLPVATPPNAVAFSSGYIDMKDLMRSGWVLNLIGVALWTFFLFTIVMWALGFTPALPDWATVPLK; this is encoded by the coding sequence ATGAAAAAGGATATCGGGAAAGTCTTAGGGGCCCTCGTATTTCTGGTCCTGGTCTTCGCCCCCATCAGCGAGGACATCATCCCCGTCCCGGCACGGTATGTCGCGGCGGTCACGCTTCTGATGATCATCTGGTGGATCACGGAAGCGATACCGCTCGAGGCGACGGCCCTGCTCCCGGTGGTGCTCTTTCCCCTACTCGGCGTGCTGTCCCCCACCGAGGCGACGGCGCCCTATGCCGACAAGATTATCTTCCTGTTTATGGGCGGTTTCATCATCGCCATGTCGATGCAGCGCTGGGGGCTCCACCGCCGCATCGCCCTGAATATCATCAATGTCGTGGGCACCAGCCCCAGACGGTTGATCCTGGGGTTCATGATCGCAACCGCCTTTCTGTCGATGTGGCTCTCGAATACGGCGACCGCCATGATGATGATCCCGATTGCCATCGCCATCATCGCCACGGTCATCCCGAACGCCACCACGCATCTGAAGGACATGACCGAGGAACAGCGGCACTTCTCCGAGGCGCTTGTCATCTCCATTGCCTATGCTGCCAATATCGGGGGGATCGCCACCCTCATCGGCACCCCGCCGAACGGCATCTTCGTCGCCCAGATGAAGACGCTCTTCCCGGCGGCGCCGGCGATCGATTTCTTCTCGTGGATGAAATTCGGCGTGCCCCTGGTGGCGATCTTCATCCCGGTCACCTGGCTCTGGCTCACCTACGGCTCCTACCGCCACCTGCCCGCGAAGATCTCCCATGCCCGCGATATCATCGACCACCATATAGAGAACATCGGGCCGATGACACGGGGCGAGCGCTGGACCCTGATGGTGTTTGTGCTCACGGCACTTGCATGGATCTTCCGGTCGACCAAGGCGATCGGCGATATCACCATCCCGGGGCTGGACCTGTTCTTCCCGGGGATCAACGACTCGACGATCGCCATCGCCGGAGCGCTCCTCCTCTTCCTGCTCCCGGTGGACAGGAAGAAGGGGATCTTCACGATGGACTGGGAGTGGGCGGTGAAGATCCCCTGGGGCATCCTGGTCCTCTTCGGCGGCGGTCTCTGTCTCTCGGTGGCCTTCATCGAGAGCGGGCTGGCAAAGATCATCGTCGACCAGATCGCCATCTTCGGTGCCCTCCCGATCGTGCTGCTGGTGCTGGTGGTGGCGATCGGCATCTCCCTGCTCACCGAGGTGACCTCGAACACTGCCGTTGCATCTCTGATGATGCCGATCATGGCGGTAACGGCGGTCTCGATGAACATGCACCCCTATATGCTCATGCTGACGGCGGCGGTCTGCACCTCGATGGCCTTCATGCTCCCGGTGGCAACACCGCCGAATGCGGTCGCCTTCTCGTCGGGATACATCGACATGAAGGACCTGATGCGGTCGGGATGGGTGCTCAACCTGATCGGCGTTGCCCTCTGGACCTTCTTCCTCTTCACCATCGTGATGTGGGCGCTCGGGTTCACCCCGGCACTGCCCGACTGGGCGACGGTGCCGCTGAAATGA
- a CDS encoding DUF7504 family protein — MKQANVETVGQITGWGSDVIVITTNQPYIILKKLYTRAGIDLSKVHFVDAITKYAIGKVPEEQENVIFVNNPENLTDMGIAITRTLKEGEGRDVFVLFDSVSTMLIYLSSANISRFLHFVSSRLKILDVSGVFLAVEKGLDPLLLTQLTTFVDEVVDMDRA, encoded by the coding sequence ATGAAACAGGCGAATGTGGAGACCGTCGGGCAAATCACCGGCTGGGGGAGCGACGTCATCGTCATCACCACCAACCAGCCCTACATCATCCTGAAAAAACTCTATACTCGTGCCGGGATCGACCTCTCGAAGGTCCATTTCGTGGATGCGATCACAAAATATGCCATCGGGAAGGTGCCGGAAGAGCAGGAAAACGTCATCTTCGTGAACAACCCGGAGAACCTGACCGATATGGGCATCGCCATCACCCGGACGCTCAAGGAGGGGGAAGGGCGTGACGTCTTCGTGCTCTTCGATTCGGTCTCCACCATGCTCATCTACCTCTCGTCGGCGAACATCTCCCGGTTCCTCCATTTTGTCTCGAGTCGCCTGAAGATCCTGGATGTTTCAGGTGTTTTTCTGGCGGTCGAGAAGGGGCTTGACCCCCTCCTGCTCACCCAGCTCACCACCTTCGTCGATGAGGTGGTGGATATGGACAGGGCCTGA
- the budA gene encoding acetolactate decarboxylase, translating into MIPQTWRLAVLLVLLIASAGFFASSTFRWSEERADAEETIYQVSTLGALLDGVYQDAATIGDLLSHGDIGLGTPGALDGEIVVLDGEAWQVRGDGVVRRMDAAETTAFAAVTPFEQDITFDLPGRTDRSALEEAILAALPSANYPCAVKVTGTFLTVETRSVDRQSPPYPPLAEVTKDQHLFHFSGVKGTLVGFYLPAYMEGVNVPGFHLHFITDDHSGGGHLLDCTVQDARVMLDLTPSVRIVLPENEGFASAPLTTGRSDEVARVEGAPSG; encoded by the coding sequence ATGATCCCGCAGACCTGGCGTCTTGCGGTCCTGCTGGTGCTGCTCATCGCATCGGCCGGATTTTTTGCCTCGTCGACCTTCCGCTGGTCTGAGGAGCGTGCCGATGCCGAGGAGACGATCTACCAGGTCTCCACCCTGGGCGCCCTGCTCGACGGCGTCTATCAGGACGCCGCCACGATCGGCGACCTCCTCTCGCACGGCGATATCGGGCTCGGGACGCCGGGCGCCCTGGATGGCGAGATCGTCGTTCTGGACGGCGAGGCCTGGCAGGTGAGGGGCGACGGTGTGGTGCGGAGGATGGATGCCGCCGAAACCACGGCGTTTGCGGCCGTCACGCCCTTTGAACAAGATATCACATTCGATCTCCCGGGCCGGACGGATCGCTCCGCCCTGGAGGAGGCGATCCTCGCCGCCCTCCCCTCGGCGAACTACCCCTGCGCCGTGAAGGTGACGGGCACCTTCCTGACGGTGGAGACGCGGAGCGTGGACCGCCAGAGCCCCCCCTATCCGCCCCTGGCCGAGGTGACGAAGGACCAGCACCTCTTTCATTTCAGCGGCGTGAAGGGCACGCTCGTCGGCTTCTATCTCCCTGCCTATATGGAGGGGGTCAATGTGCCTGGTTTCCATCTCCACTTCATCACCGATGACCACAGCGGCGGCGGGCATCTCCTGGACTGCACCGTCCAGGATGCCCGGGTAATGCTCGATCTCACCCCCTCTGTCCGGATCGTTCTCCCGGAGAACGAGGGCTTTGCCTCCGCCCCCCTCACCACCGGCCGCTCGGATGAGGTGGCCCGGGTGGAGGGCGCCCCTTCGGGGTGA
- a CDS encoding small ribosomal subunit Rsm22 family protein translates to MTPPRAAIRLSADDSKKQEEFFASPRVPRRLERLVEEYVAKKTGKAWNDPVVLDRIRSAVVAQKGGYWSRGRGRITYTKGYDVLAYLAYQFPVYLVQTEVILHRLAMDRLLPAQMRVLDAGCGPGVVSLAVIDYLARIEGVSASIEAIDLSEEHVEAYLSLVPAYAERKGQVSVARPVRGDLTDPPKGALQGPFDLILFSNVLNELPCTDPADRAAVVARFMDRLSPDGTMVLVEPAERESSTALREVQQHLVSRGYTVYAPCTPLWGEACRPERCWTFAGGPEIRPPRLMEALAAGEEGYRFRNTDIKYSYAIIRRDGRTRERYRIAPTMKVARLSSLADHVGRRINLCTALMSADIGDEKRHVVKICDGTTTKPVYAVMPVYTRNTGNDALLSGEYGGIVVIRNATVRYNAGADTFSVIIGRKTTIEPAGRGADR, encoded by the coding sequence ATGACGCCACCACGGGCCGCCATCCGTCTCTCTGCCGATGACAGCAAGAAGCAGGAGGAGTTTTTTGCCTCACCCCGGGTACCCCGGCGGCTCGAGCGCCTGGTCGAGGAGTATGTGGCGAAGAAGACCGGGAAGGCCTGGAACGATCCCGTGGTGCTCGACCGTATCAGATCGGCGGTCGTGGCCCAGAAGGGGGGCTACTGGTCCAGGGGACGGGGCCGGATCACCTATACGAAGGGCTATGACGTGCTGGCCTATCTCGCCTATCAGTTCCCGGTCTACCTTGTCCAGACCGAGGTCATCCTCCACCGCCTGGCAATGGACCGCCTCCTCCCGGCGCAGATGCGGGTGCTGGACGCGGGGTGTGGTCCGGGCGTGGTCTCGCTTGCGGTGATCGATTATCTGGCGAGAATTGAGGGTGTTTCAGCCTCCATCGAGGCGATCGATCTCTCGGAGGAGCATGTCGAGGCATATCTCTCGCTGGTCCCCGCCTATGCGGAGCGGAAAGGTCAGGTCAGCGTCGCCCGACCGGTTCGGGGTGACCTCACCGACCCCCCGAAGGGGGCGTTGCAGGGGCCCTTCGACCTGATCCTCTTCTCCAATGTGCTCAACGAACTCCCGTGCACGGATCCGGCGGATCGGGCTGCGGTCGTCGCCCGTTTCATGGATCGCCTCTCCCCTGACGGGACGATGGTGCTCGTGGAACCGGCCGAACGGGAGTCTTCGACCGCTCTGCGGGAGGTGCAGCAGCACCTCGTCTCCCGGGGGTATACGGTCTATGCCCCCTGCACCCCCCTCTGGGGGGAGGCCTGCCGCCCGGAACGCTGCTGGACCTTTGCGGGCGGTCCGGAGATCCGTCCACCCCGCCTGATGGAGGCGCTCGCCGCAGGGGAGGAGGGATATCGTTTTCGCAATACCGACATCAAGTATTCATATGCCATTATCCGGAGGGACGGGCGCACGCGGGAGCGCTACCGCATCGCCCCCACGATGAAGGTGGCCCGCCTCTCCTCCCTTGCCGACCACGTGGGGCGGCGTATCAACCTCTGCACCGCCCTGATGTCGGCGGACATCGGGGACGAGAAGCGGCATGTGGTGAAGATCTGCGACGGCACCACAACAAAACCGGTGTATGCGGTCATGCCCGTCTACACCCGGAACACCGGGAACGATGCACTGCTTTCAGGGGAGTATGGAGGAATCGTGGTGATCAGGAATGCGACGGTGCGCTATAATGCCGGTGCCGACACCTTCTCGGTGATCATCGGCCGGAAGACGACGATCGAGCCCGCAGGAAGGGGAGCGGACCGATGA